The window ATGAAAATAAGCCAATCGCCGGAGAATCAACCCAAGTCACACAAACCATCTGTATTCCTCCAGATGTTCTTGAATTAATTGGTTTAAAGCGTTCGGCGATGGAGAAAGTAACACTTACCCATAATGGGAAATGTCTCGACTTTTCTGCGTTAACAGGGGTTCAAACAGCCATCGAGCTCAGTACATTGTCGTTGAAAATGACGGTTCCACAAATATGGATGGAATACCGCGACCCTTACTGGGTACCCGCTAATTTATGGGAAGAGGGGATCGGTGGTGTATTTATTGATTACAACGCGAATATTTCAGCAACCAAAGAAACGGATAATCATCGGCAAGTTTATTTATCGAGTAATGGGATCACCGGGGTGAATTGGGGGGCTTGGCGCTTACGTGGCGATTACAGTACATCTTACCAAAAACAACGGGGTGATTATCCGCAGGAAAAACACAACTTTGATTTTACTCGTCTTTATGCATTTACCTCATTGAAAGATAGTGCCTCAACCTTTACGTTGGGAGAAAATTATTTCTATTCGGATATTTTTGAATCTTGGCAATATACCGGTTTTTCTTTAGAAAGTGATGACCGCATGCTGCCGCCTAAATTAGTGGGGTATGCACCTGAAATTATTGGTGTTGCAAATACGAATGCAATTGTGATTGTTCGCAGCCAAGAACGCATTATCTCTGAAACGGCAGTTCCTCCCGGCCCATTTCGTATTCAAACACTTGATAGCGGCATTCGTGGTGTATTAGATGTGACCGTCCGCGAAGAAAATGGGGAAGAGAGTAAGTTTAGTATCAGTACGGCCTCGTTGCCTTATTTAACACGTCCCGGGCGCGTCATTTATAAGGTTGCTATGGGAAAGACGCGTTATGACAATCGGCATTTGACAGGGGAGCCTGTTGTAAGTGGTGAATTATCATATGGTGTTTCAAATGCATGGTCCTTATATGGAGGCACTCAGCTTAATGGTTATTACCAAAGTGCAGCGTTAGGAATAGGGCGAGATCTTTTTTCAATAGGTGCGGTTTCTTTTGATATCACACAATCTTTTGCCGATTTTTCAGATAAAAGACGCCAAGGACGCTCTTATCGCGTTAATTATGCAAAATCTTTCGATGAGCTACGTACAGATATTACCTTTGCGGGCTACCGTTTTGCTGACAAAGAATACCGAACACTCACGCAATTTATGGATGAGGAGAGAATAGGTTATGGTACTCAGGCAGCAAAAGAAAATTATCAATTATATTTAAATAAATATTTCGATGATTTTAATATTTCTCTTAATTATCAATATAGTACTTATTGGCAGCATGACTCACAAACACAATACGGTTTATACGTTAATGCGCCTTTAAATTTCCCTCTTCTGTCCCAAAATGCGGCAAATTTATCATTATCAGCGAGCCGTACAGAGCGAGACAATGGTAATGAAGATGATGCCATTAATCTGTATCTCACTGTACCGCTATTTCGTGGACATAGTGTCACATTCTCTGAGCTCTACTCACGCTCAGCGGGAAATAACCAATTTAATCATCAGGTTGGATATAGTGGCTATGGAGAGCAGGATAATTTCAATATCAATGTTGGTTATAACCATGGGCAACATATTGATAATCAAGTCAGTTTGAGTGGCTTCTATTCACGAGATATCTCTCAAGCAAGTACATCTATAAATGCAAGCTATGTACCAGATCAGTACCACAGTATTGGTGGGTCAATCAATGGTGGGCTCACATTAACCTCTAAAGGGGCAGCATTGCACCGCTCAGCGCATGGTGATACACGACTTATGATTGAAACACCGGAGGTGAGCGGTGTTCCTCTCGAAAATGGTGTAACTAAAACTAATGCATTTGGATTGGCCGTTATTCCCAATGTGAATAGTTATCGAAAATCTACTGCTTCAATCAATACCAGCCAGTTACCCGATGATATAGAAAGCCTCGATCCCTCAACGGATATTACGTTAACCAAAGGTGCCATCGGTTATCGCAGCTTATCGGTGATGAAAGGCGAAAAGTTATTTGCTGTTTTTGCTTTGTTAGATGGAAAACACCCACCTTTTGGTGCCAGTGTACGTAATAAAAATAACCAAGAATTGGGGCTCGTGGGTGAAGGCGGTGTGACGTGGCTAGTGGGGGTATCACCTCAAGAAAAGTTGTCGTTGTATTGGAATAACCAGCTGCAGTGCGAGTTATCCCTACCTGAAAAATTAAATGAGCTTACTGATTTGTTATTGCTGCCATGCTCTTCAGTCAAAGCGGTCCGTTCAGTTGATTCATCATCAAGTAAATGATTGTGAGGCTAATTATGTGGAAATTAGATATCTGTTATCAATGGGTTGTGAGGGTGCTGTTTGTTATATCAATATTATCATTTAATACTCATGCAGCAGTGACCTTGGATCGAACTCGGATCATTTTCCCTGGGGATGTGAAATCGATCAATATCAAGATAGCCAATGATAACCCAGAAGAGGCGTATCTCGCGCAAAGTTGGATTGAAGACCCGCAAGGTAACAAGTTAATAAAAGGAGCGTTATTAGCCACGCCTCCTCTACAGCGTGTCGAGCCGAATAGCCAAAGCTTAGTTCGTTTGAGTCTGACGCCTTTATTTAGTCAGTTACCGCAAGATAGGGAATCCGTATTTTATTTTAATTTACGAGAAGTCCCGCCTAAATCTCATGATGCGAATACCTTACAAATTGCTTTGCAATCGCGGGTGAAGCTTTTTTATCGGCCCTCGTCCATTTTAGCTGAGTCAGAAACAAACTGGGCACATAAGGTCACACTAATGAAGACCAATAAAGGGTATCAACTCAATAATTCAACACCTTTTAATTTGACGGTTATTGGCTTGGGTAATAACCAAAAACAGTCTGAACAAAGTCAATTCGAGGTGGTGATGGTACCACCGAAATCCACCCAAGAATTTGTTTCCCAGCCGCTGACAAAGCCACATTTAACCTATATCAACGACTATGGCGGAAAACCGACTTTGGCTTTTCGTTGCCAGCAAGAGGTTTGCACTGTGGTTGATGAACGTTAGTTAAGTTAGGAAATATGCCTAGCATTAATAATAGAAGGAGTAATGCATTGATAAAATATATGCTTATCGGCTTATTTTTCATCAGTAGCATGGTCATCAGTGGCGTGATAGGCGGGATGGCTTCGGCTAGCGAGTTTTTAAATCATACTGCAGTGAATGAATCGCATTATGAAGATTCAAATAGTGGATGGTTAGAAGTCAGCGCTCAATTATTCAATTCACCTTGTCACTTAAAAATATCAACCTCAGCGGTGATGCTGACTCAATGTGGCGCAGGCGATGCCTTTTCTGCCAACAAAATGCAAACAACGCCCGCACAAATACGTTTTTATGATGTGCAAAATGGGAATGTTACGGCTATAGAGAAAATGAATCTATTAAATGGCAATAATCTCATTTATCCCCCTGTTTCAATGCACAAATCGAATTTATTACGGCTGGAGGTGGTTTATGAGTAAGACTATTTTACTTTTAAGCCTTGGATTCCCTATTTTTGCTTGGAGTATGGACAGCTTAGATGTGGAGTTTAGTGGTATTTTAGTCAATAAAACCTGTCAGTTAGCGGCTGATTCTATCAATAAGCGGGTAACAATTGAAAATATACGTTTGAAGTCGATTAATGACAATATTCCTAGTGATATCACCCCCTTTTTTATCACGATTGAAAAATGTAGCCAAGCCGACCTGAATAAGATGATTAAGATTACCTGGAAAAGCCCAAAACAGGTCGCTGTAGAGGGTGATAATTACCTTGGAACGGATGGAAATAGTGGTGTACTGCTCGGTGTAGTTGATAAGCAAAGAGTACTTGTTACTTGGGATAAGTCGATTGAGGTCACACCGGTTACGGTTACGGATGGGACTCAACAATTGGAATTTGGTGTGTTTGTTCGTAAAAATCCGCTGAATGAAGCAAAAAAAGGTTTTTTTTCAAGCTCAGCGACTTTTTCATTGGAGTATGAGTAATGAATACAATCAATTGGTTATCTAAATTTGTTTTGTGTTTTTTATTTCTCCCATTTATATCTAAGTCGGATGTCTTAATCGATGTGAGTGCGACGTTAGTCGACCCAGCCTGCCACCTGCGTAGTGAAGATAACAGTACCCCGTTAAAAATCAATTTTGGGGTGATTAATATACCGCATAATTCTGATGATATTTCCCAATCCCATACATTTCCTTTGTATTTAACTGGCTGTAATTGGAATAAATCACTCGGTATTATGATTAACCCCAAAAATAGTAACACTATGGTTTATCAAGGAAAAAGTATTTTATCCACCAGTACTGATGGCCTTGGCATTAATATCAATAATATAACTGGAGGTGTGGCTCATCCACTTGAAGTTAATCAAATTCAGCAAATATTCCCAGAACAAATAGATGCCACTTTGCAGCGAATTATTTTACAAGCTGATCTCGTTAGTACCCTACCAGCGAGCCAACTCCGTGCTGGAAAATTTAGTGCTATTGCCATGATTTCGGTCACTTACTATTAAGGCGGTAATATCGGTTATGTCTAATTTTCAAATCCTATTTCAGGCGGTTTCTTGCTTTATGGTGAAAATACCATTTCCCTTATTTTTGAGGAGAGAATTCTTTAAACAACCATCTGGCTTATCAATGTATTTTCTGGTGGCTATTCTTAGTTTGTATGGAATAAATGCTCATGCAGACTATGCACCTCGAATACAAAATTCCAATTCAGGTTATTCAATTCGGATCGATAGTAATAGTGTTATTGAACCCGTTTCACGGGTTGGCTCTGATGGCAAAAATTATTATCGTGTAGGAAACCCTATTGTTATTGACGGTAATAGTGCTCAAGTGAGCGTGTCTGGCTTGGTTGATTGTGTTGGTAGACGATGGGGAAGTAGCAATACAAGAATTCATTCATCACAGGCATTTCATCGTTTGTTTATGTATGTGGCTTCTGCGGGAGTCACGATTGATGGAAAAACGGCCTACCGGATCAATAACAATTTAGTGATGACGGTGGAAACTCCGATAATGAATTGGATAAATATTGATGCAGGAATGTGCTCATATGCTTATGTGGGGCTTGTTAGGTCAGCTCAAGAGTTTACCAGTCAATTTCCGGTTACTATTACATTTTTTATTAATGAGCAAATTATTGATGGAAAACTGGTTATTCCTGCAATGGATTTAGCGGGCTATGTTCGCGCTTTTACTGAACCTAAAACAGCGCCTCCCTTTGACAGCTGGCCTTTATCTGAATCAACAGTGCCAATGCGTCTTGCAGCTTCTCAGTTAAATGTGAAAGCAATGTGCTCCACGCAAACGAGCTCTGGGCAGGCTAGCACAGTCAATTTGCGACACGGCCAATTAAGTAGTATTCATTACGATAGTTTGGTGACGGAAAGCATCAGATACACGTGTAAATTTGCGGCCTTAACGAAGGTAAGGTTACGGTTAGACTATGTGACAGATGGTGACCCGCAAAAGCGTTTACCGATGAAAGATGCTTCAAATAGAACGATTTACAGTAAGTTAGACATTGTGGATGAACAAACAGGGGCGACGGGGACAGATATTCGTGTAGGAATTCATTCAAATCGCACGATCCATATACGTAGTCGTATTCAAGGAAATAATGCAGACGCAGGAAGTTATCAAGGGTCTGCATGGTTAATTGCCACATTTGATTAAATTTAATTTTTGAATGGTTAGGTGTTATCCACTAATTCTCTGAATAAAACTGGATGGACTTTGCCCTAACCATTTTTTAAACATGGTCGAAAAAGACCCAACGCTGCTGTAGCCTAAATCGAATGCGACCTCGGTAATGGATTTACCCGCAGAAATGTGGGTAATCGCACTTAATAAACAAGCTTGCTGCCGCCAGTCAGAGAAAGATAACCCCGTTTGAGCACCAAAAAAACGGCTAAATGAGCGCTCACTTTTATGTAATTTTGCCGCCCACTCCTGTGGTAATGAGGTGATTTGTGGGGCTTTTAGGAATTCCCGGCACAACTGGGCTAAATGTTCATCCCGTGGAATTGGGGCATAGAAAGGCAGGGGCTCTGCCTGCGCAATTTCATGCAAAATCAATTGGTACATCACACCATCACGGCCATTTAAATCATATTCAATTGCGGTATCAACCGCTTCAAGCAATAGCTGACGAAGTAAGGGCGAAACCCTGAGCACTTCACATTTGTTTCCCCTACGTGGAGCGGCTTTGGGCTCAATGTATAAGCTACGCGTACTGACATTCAACATGCGTGTTTCATGAGGCGTATTACAGGGGATCCAAACACCACTATCAGGTGGTATGACCCATTCGCCATCTGCTGTACTCACTTCAATCAAGCCTGTCGCACCATATAGAAACTGGGCGCGGCGGTGAACGTGAGAATCAAGCAGCACGTTTGGTAGGTAATCAGTGCCGATAGCTAAAACATCACGCGGAGTTGCATCGACCGTTTTTAGAGGAATATTTCGCATAGTAATTTTCTTGGCTGATATTCAAAAGTTATCATCTATTTTCTGAATATAGGCAATTTTTATTGATATAACCACATGTTTTTCATGGTTGGCTGAAATTCCAATGTGTTTGGCGGTTTTTCGAAAGTTGGCAGGCAGGGAAATGATTACTCTAGCGCGGCAACCTAATGTATGCCAGAGGTAGAGTTATCATGGAAAATTATCACGATCAGGCGGATAGCAAGAGTTTGATTGACCCCATAACCCGTCGTCGGTTTATTCAAGGCAGCTCTGCACTCATGGCTGTCCCATTTATTGCCACAAACACAGTCGCATCGACACCAGAAAACCCGAATATCATCCCAACCACAACGCTGGAAAATAACGGTGAGCGAGTGGTCTCGACCTGCAGTAGTTTTGACTGCGGTGGCAAGTGTGATATTCGAGCACATGTTAAAGAAGGTGTGGTGACACGAATTAGTACCCGTCCAGATGCCGATTTAGACGAAGAGATGCCAATCATGCGTGCTTGCGTGCGCGGCCGCAGCTATCGAAAATTTGTTTATCACCCAAATCGCCTGAAATACCCAATGAAGCGCGTGGGAAAACGTGGCGAAGGGCGCTTTGAGCGCATTAGTTGGGAAGAAGTGACAACATTGATTGCTGACAACATGCAGCGTATCAACGCCCAATATGGCCCTGCATCACGCTTTGTGAGCCTCAGTACCGGGGTGACAGGGGGGATTTTCTCAGGTGCGAATATGTTGCGTCGGCTATTCAATATCACCGGGGGGTTTCTGGAAAATTACCATTCAGTAAGTAATGGCAACACCATGGCGGTCACGCCTTATACCTATGGCACGTCAGCCAGTGGTAGCACGCTAGACACAC is drawn from Providencia huaxiensis and contains these coding sequences:
- a CDS encoding fimbria/pilus outer membrane usher protein, producing MVFKINAKLKLVWRIAFLLSGLMGCKVFASEFNTDVLDADDIQNIDMSQFSVVGYTLPGNYVFTLFVNGQRLGAPRDISVYENKPIAGESTQVTQTICIPPDVLELIGLKRSAMEKVTLTHNGKCLDFSALTGVQTAIELSTLSLKMTVPQIWMEYRDPYWVPANLWEEGIGGVFIDYNANISATKETDNHRQVYLSSNGITGVNWGAWRLRGDYSTSYQKQRGDYPQEKHNFDFTRLYAFTSLKDSASTFTLGENYFYSDIFESWQYTGFSLESDDRMLPPKLVGYAPEIIGVANTNAIVIVRSQERIISETAVPPGPFRIQTLDSGIRGVLDVTVREENGEESKFSISTASLPYLTRPGRVIYKVAMGKTRYDNRHLTGEPVVSGELSYGVSNAWSLYGGTQLNGYYQSAALGIGRDLFSIGAVSFDITQSFADFSDKRRQGRSYRVNYAKSFDELRTDITFAGYRFADKEYRTLTQFMDEERIGYGTQAAKENYQLYLNKYFDDFNISLNYQYSTYWQHDSQTQYGLYVNAPLNFPLLSQNAANLSLSASRTERDNGNEDDAINLYLTVPLFRGHSVTFSELYSRSAGNNQFNHQVGYSGYGEQDNFNINVGYNHGQHIDNQVSLSGFYSRDISQASTSINASYVPDQYHSIGGSINGGLTLTSKGAALHRSAHGDTRLMIETPEVSGVPLENGVTKTNAFGLAVIPNVNSYRKSTASINTSQLPDDIESLDPSTDITLTKGAIGYRSLSVMKGEKLFAVFALLDGKHPPFGASVRNKNNQELGLVGEGGVTWLVGVSPQEKLSLYWNNQLQCELSLPEKLNELTDLLLLPCSSVKAVRSVDSSSSK
- a CDS encoding fimbrial biogenesis chaperone, which translates into the protein MWKLDICYQWVVRVLFVISILSFNTHAAVTLDRTRIIFPGDVKSINIKIANDNPEEAYLAQSWIEDPQGNKLIKGALLATPPLQRVEPNSQSLVRLSLTPLFSQLPQDRESVFYFNLREVPPKSHDANTLQIALQSRVKLFYRPSSILAESETNWAHKVTLMKTNKGYQLNNSTPFNLTVIGLGNNQKQSEQSQFEVVMVPPKSTQEFVSQPLTKPHLTYINDYGGKPTLAFRCQQEVCTVVDER
- a CDS encoding fimbrial protein, translating into MSKTILLLSLGFPIFAWSMDSLDVEFSGILVNKTCQLAADSINKRVTIENIRLKSINDNIPSDITPFFITIEKCSQADLNKMIKITWKSPKQVAVEGDNYLGTDGNSGVLLGVVDKQRVLVTWDKSIEVTPVTVTDGTQQLEFGVFVRKNPLNEAKKGFFSSSATFSLEYE
- a CDS encoding fimbrial protein, with amino-acid sequence MNTINWLSKFVLCFLFLPFISKSDVLIDVSATLVDPACHLRSEDNSTPLKINFGVINIPHNSDDISQSHTFPLYLTGCNWNKSLGIMINPKNSNTMVYQGKSILSTSTDGLGININNITGGVAHPLEVNQIQQIFPEQIDATLQRIILQADLVSTLPASQLRAGKFSAIAMISVTYY
- a CDS encoding adhesin encodes the protein MYFLVAILSLYGINAHADYAPRIQNSNSGYSIRIDSNSVIEPVSRVGSDGKNYYRVGNPIVIDGNSAQVSVSGLVDCVGRRWGSSNTRIHSSQAFHRLFMYVASAGVTIDGKTAYRINNNLVMTVETPIMNWINIDAGMCSYAYVGLVRSAQEFTSQFPVTITFFINEQIIDGKLVIPAMDLAGYVRAFTEPKTAPPFDSWPLSESTVPMRLAASQLNVKAMCSTQTSSGQASTVNLRHGQLSSIHYDSLVTESIRYTCKFAALTKVRLRLDYVTDGDPQKRLPMKDASNRTIYSKLDIVDEQTGATGTDIRVGIHSNRTIHIRSRIQGNNADAGSYQGSAWLIATFD
- a CDS encoding AraC family transcriptional regulator: MRNIPLKTVDATPRDVLAIGTDYLPNVLLDSHVHRRAQFLYGATGLIEVSTADGEWVIPPDSGVWIPCNTPHETRMLNVSTRSLYIEPKAAPRRGNKCEVLRVSPLLRQLLLEAVDTAIEYDLNGRDGVMYQLILHEIAQAEPLPFYAPIPRDEHLAQLCREFLKAPQITSLPQEWAAKLHKSERSFSRFFGAQTGLSFSDWRQQACLLSAITHISAGKSITEVAFDLGYSSVGSFSTMFKKWLGQSPSSFIQRISG